The Candidatus Desulfovibrio trichonymphae region CAATATGGCTCAACTTTTTTTACCGCGCAAAGTCAAGTGCGCCTTATAGCGGGCAGCGACGGCATAAGCGGCGCGCCGGAGGCTGTTGAACGCCTGCTGGCAGAGCCCGGTCTGCGTCTTTCACTGCTTGATTTCACAAGCCGCTATATCGAACGCGAACCGGTGCACGGCGGCGCGTCCGCTCCGGTCGCATATGTGAACATCATGCAGGGCTGCGACAATTTTTGCGCCTACTGCATCGTGCCGTTTACCCGCGGACGCCAGAAATCGCGCTGCGCCGCGCCCATACTTGACGAATGCCGGGCGCGGCTTGACGAAGGAACGAGAGAACTTGTGCTTTTGGGGCAGAACGTCAACGCGTTCGGGCGGGACAAAAGCGGCGACGGCACCCCATTTGCCGCGCTGCTCGCGCGGGTGGCTGCGCTGCCCGGCATCAAACGCTTGCGCTACCTGACCTCTCACCCCAAAGATATGCGGCCGGAAGACGTGGCGGCCTTCGCAGTTCTGACGCCGCTGTGCCCGCATCTGCATTTGCCGCTGCAGTCCGGTTCAGACACGATTCTCGCGCGTATGGGACGCAAATACAACAGCCGTGACTTCCTCAACATCGTTGCCTCATTACATGCTGCACGTCCGGACATGACGCTTTCCACAGATATTATTGTGGGTTTTCCCGGCGAGAATGAAGACGATTTTCAGGCCACGCTCGCCATGATGGATGCCTGTAACTTCATCTCCTCTTTTTCCTTCTGCTATTCAGATCGCCCCGGCGCGCGGGCAGCGCTTTTCCCGAACAAAACTGCGCCTGAAATCAAGCGGGACCGACTGCTGCGTCTGCAGGCCATGCAGGAAAACCTGAGCCGCCGCTGGCTGCAGGGACGTATCGGCGAAGAAACATGCCTGCTTGTCGAAGGGAAAAGCCGCAGACAAACCGTATCCGGGCAAACAAGCTGGCAAGGGCGTGACCCTTACGGCGCGCTGGTGCACGTTGCCCTGCCCGCAGGCGCGGACCATACAGGGCGCATGGCGCCCGTGCGGATAACGGAGGCGAAGAATCGCACCCTCACAGGCCGTCTGGCGGGTGATTTATGGTAGAAATCCTCCTGCTTGGCCTTGACCGTTGACGAACAGACAAAAAACCCGGTTGTAATTATGCGGGGAACGGAAGACGACGCCAAGATGCTGCGTTCGCTGGATCCTGTTTCCCGACGCAATATGTAATATTGGAGAGGCATATGCGTGTCGCCGTTGTACATTACTGGCTTGTGGGCATGCGTGGCGGTGAAAAGGTGCTTGAGGCCATCCTTGACCTTTTCCCTGAAGCGGATATTTTTACACATGTCTATGTGCCCGACGCCGTTTCTCCGACCATACGCAAACACAAGGTGACAACCAGTTTTATACAGAAGTTGCCGTTTGCGGCCACTGCTTACCCAAAATACCTGCCGCTCATGCCGCTGGCTCTGGAACAGCTTGATTTACGGGGCTATGACCTTGTCATCAGCTCGGAATCCGGCCCGGCCAAGGGAGTACTGACAGGGACGGACACAGTACATATCTGCTATTGCCACACCCCTATGCGCTATCTCTGGGATTGCTATCAGCACTATCTGGAAAAAGCGGGGACGGTAAGCCGGCTGGCCCTGCGCCTGTTCTCCCCATATCTGCGCATGTGGGACGCGCTCACCGCTCAGAGGGTGGATTTTTTTGCGGCGAATTCGCATAACGCAGTACGCCGGATTGCCAAACATTACCGCCGGACGGCTGAAATTATTTACCCGCCTGTGGATGTGCGGGCCTTTGCGCCAAAAAAGGGAGATTACCCGGCACCTGAAGGCTATTATTTATATGTTGGCCGGCTTGTAGCGTATAAACGGGCGGATCTGGCAATACAAAGCTGTAATCAGCTTGCCAGAAAGCTCATAATCATCGGCGACGGGCCGGAGCACAAAGCACTCAAATCCATTGCCGGGCCGACAGTGACATTTCTCGGGAAACAGGACGAGGCATCCCTGTGTCGCCACATGCAGCGCTGCAACGCCCTGTTGTTTCCAGGCGAGGAAGATTTCGGAATCATACCCGTTGAAGCCCTGGCGGCAGGCCGCCCTGTTATTGCTTTCGGCGCGGGCGGCGCGCTGGAGACCATTCAGCACGGGAAAACAGGCTTACTGTTTTCTGAACAGACATCATCTGCCTTATGCGCTGCGATAGAAGAATTTGAAAACGGACGGCATGTTTTTGAACCGGACAGGCTTACCTTGGAGGCAGAACGCTTTTCCCGCAATAAATTTCAGGACAGTTTCAAGAGATTTCTGGAAGAATGCCTGAATAAAAAAAATCAGGCATAGAAGCCCGCAAAACAGACTGCGTTTCCAAGATGTTTTTGCGGTGACTGCTTGCCGTAATTCTGTCATTAGTAAAGCAAACAGCAAAAAATTTGAACCATTATGGTGTGTACGGCCGCCGTGTTACAATAAAAGAGCGGACAGACCGGATGTTATTGCAAGGCGCCGCGCCTGCCCCGGCGGCGGATCGCGCGCCATGCCCAGCAGAACGGCAGCGCCGCCGCGATGCCGACATAGGCGCGGAAAACGCGCGACGCGTTGAGCGGGTGTTCAAATCCCCAGCTGGCGATTTTGTCCCAGGCCGGATGATAAATGCACCAACCCAGCAAAAAAACCGCGCCCAGCGCGCCCAGCGCGCCGACCAGCCAATAAACGGGGAGAGGTTCTTCCCAAAAAAAGGAAGAACAGTAAAAACGTCGCCGCGCCAGACAAACGGCCAGCAGAACCACACTAACCATCAGGGCCGCTTCCCAAGACAGGCCTTTGAGCACAGCCCCCAACATGCCCAGCCCCAGCAAAACGGCCGCCAGCGTATAAGCTCCGGTCTGCCTCCGTTCCAGACCGCAGGAGACGAAAAGCAGGGCAGCTCCGGACAAGGCGCAGACAAAATGCGCCGCGTCCGGCACAAACGCGGGAAACACGGCCTTCAGACGTGCCACGTTGCCGGGCAACGCGGGCAGCGTGGCTGAAACGAGCAGAATAACTCCGCCGATAAAGGCGGCATGGGCCGCGATGGAATGCGACAACACAGAGAAGCGGCGGCCGGCCTCGCGCAAGACGCCACGGGCCTGCCGCGCCTCGTACACGGCCAGCAGCACGGCGGCCGCCAAAAGGGGAATGATGTAATATACAAGCCGGAACACAAGCACGGCGGCAAAAACAACCTGCTCATGCACGGTGTGCGTGAGGTGCAGAATAACCAGCTCAAACACCCCCACGCCGCCGGGAACATGCGTGAGAACCACAGCTATCTGGGCCATGAGATAGCCCGGCAGAAAGTCCAGAAAGCTCACGCCGATACTGTCCGGCAGCAGCACATACATACAGGACGCGGCGACAATAATGTCCACCCCCGCCACAACAACCTGAGCCGCAGCGATGCGCGGCGCGGGAAAAACAAATTCCCTGCCGAAGACATGCAGTGGTTTGCGCATGGCGCCACAGAGCGCCAGATACGAACAGGCGAACAAAAAGAGTATCAGCCCGAGGACGCGCACGTCGGAAATGGGCATTTTCGCCAGCAGTTCTTCAGGAATAATGGGCGGCGCGAACATAAAAATGGCGCCGCACAGCCCGAGCGCACCCACCCAGAACGTCACGGCCAGCATGAGCACCAGACGCACAATCTCCGCCAGCGTGAAGCCCCAGGCCGAATAGAAACGCCAGCGCACGGTTGTGCCCCCCAGCAGCGCGCCGAAATTGTAGCTGACGGCCTGCCCGACAAAGGAAACCAGTCCCACGTGCGGCAAGGGCAATTTTTTGCAGATGGCTTTGAGCGCCAACCAGTCATAGCCCACCAAAATCAGATAATTGACAATCATGAGCAAAAACGACAAGCCGACGCGCGCGTAAGAAATGCTGCTCAAACTCGCGCGTATCTGGGCTATGCTGTAAGCCTTGAGCTTATGATGCAGCAGATACGCTGCCAGCAAAAAAATAGCGGCAACCAGCGCCGAACCAAGATAACGCAGATATTTTTTCATGGTCTCAAGAACGCGTTGTCCTAACAGCACAGAGAATTTTTCAGGACTTGACCGAAAAGAAGGCAATGGCTAGTTTATACAGACGACTGCGCAAGCGTCGCCAAACAGAAAAAACGGAATCCGGCAAATCCCGCGTTCCGCCGCCCATAATCCACCACGGGTGGATTATGATTTTTATATTGTGAGGTCAGACATGTCAAACATTCCCATTTCCACCCAGGGCTATAAAAAACTGGAAGAGGAACTCGCTCGTCTGAAAAACGAACGGCCCGCCATTATCCAGGCCATCAGGGAGGCGCGGGAAGAAGGAGACTTGCGCGAAAACGCCGGCTACGACGCCGCGCGCGAACGTCAGGGCATGGCTGAAGCGCGCATCAAATACATTGAGTCGCGCCTCGCGCTTTATCAGGTGATTGATCTGGACAGGCTTTCCGGCGACAAGGTGATTTTCGGCGCCACAGTGGAAGTGGAAGACATCGACAGCGGCGGGCGCAAAACCTTTACCATTCTTGGCCCGGACGAAGCCGCGCCGACAAAGGGTTCCATTTCCCTTCTCTCGCCTGTGGGCCAAGCGCTTCTCGGCAGGGAGGCGGGCGATGAAGTGACGGTGGATATTCCGCGCGGACGCGTTACCTATGAAATACTTTCCGTCAGCTTTGAAGGAAGCTCCGGCCTTCAGCCATGACGACACTGCTGCCGCGCTTTTTTTATCTGACTGCCGCGCTGGCCTGGTACCTGCTGCTCTGGCGTCACCCGATAGCCATCTTTCTGGCCGGCTGCTTTGCCTGCCTGACCCAGCCGCTTTACCGCAGGCTCAGACACAACATGCGCGTTCGACGAAAATGCCGACAGCACACAGCCGTTCAGCGCAAACTGCGCCTGCCTCGCTTTTTGTCAGACCATGCGCCGATTTACGTCTATACGGTCGCCCTGCTTGCCGCTGTCTTCACGCCGCTGGCCACCCTCATTTTGCTGGTTTCGCCCCAAGCGGGCGCCGGCCTTGCCCGCCTGCGCGAGCTGAAGGCCAACAATTTTCAGCTCCCTGCGGAGTGGGTGAACCAATTGCAGCAGGTGCGGACGTATCTTGGGGAATACCCGCGCCTTGAAAAAATGGTTTACGATTTTTTCCGTAATCTGGACACGCTGTTGAGCGATACGGTGAGCCTGCTCTTCAGCCGGGGGTTTGACGTACTTGACGTACTGGGCGGCACTATGGATGTGCTCTGGAGCCTCTTTCTCTTTTTCACGCTCACAGTGCTCTTTACCGTGTATTCCCGGCGCATCCGCAAGATAACAGGCCGTATATTCCATTGGCCGCAGGCGCTGCTGCGGCGTTTTACAGCCGCCATCCACCGCGCCCTGCGCGCGGTGATGCTCGGCATCGCGCTGGTGGCGATGATTCAGGGTTTGCTCTGCGGCATCGCTTTTGCCGCCGCAGGCTTCAAGCAGCCCGCGTTCTGGGGCATGCTCACCACGTTCACCGCACCCCTTCCCGTGGTAGGCACAGCGATCGTGTGGCTGCCGCTCAGCCTTTCCCTGTGGTTTACCGGCAAAACGGTAGCCGCCGTCGGTCTTGCCCTGTGGGGCGCGCTGGCTGTGGCGACGGTGGACAACCTGCTGCGCCCCCTCTTTTTGCGTCAGGGCATTCATGCGCCGTTTTTTGTGCTTATCACCGCCATATTGTGCGGGCTGACGGGATTCGGCCCTGTCGGCCTGATTGTCGGCCCCGTTTTGCTAGCCTTCGCCATTCAAGCTGTGGAAGAAGGCAACCGTTTTTACAGACAGCGCGACTGATGCCCCTGCCCATCCGCTGCCGCGCCGGCCTGCTCTGCCTTGTTTTTTCCCTCGTTCTCCCTGCCGCAGCGCGGGCGGCACTGCCCGTGCGCGCCGCCATAGTGCTCAATATGAACACAGGGCGCGTGCTGCATGAGTACAACGCCGACCTCGTCGTTCCCCCTGCGTCGCTGACCAAGGTCATGACCATGTTTCTCTGCCTCGACGCGGTCAAAGCGGGCTGGCTTTCACTGAACAAAAAAATCAAAATCAGCCGGCTTGCCGTCGCCGCTGGCGGCTCGTCCATGCACTTGCGCGCCGACGAAAGCGTACCCCTTGCGACTCTGCTCACAGGCATGGCCGTGACATCGGGCAACGACGCGGCCACGACCATCGCCCTGTGCGTCGCCCGCGGCAATATGCCGAAATTTGTCGCTTCAATGAATCGCAAAGCCCGCGCGCTCGGCATGCGCCGCACAATGTTTCAAAACCCCACAGGCCTGCCCGCCGGCGCCCAAAAAACTTCAGCCCGCGACATGGCGCTGCTGGCGCAGACGTATCTGGGCACCCACCCGACAGCCGGAAGGTTTCACAGCACGCCCGTATTCGCGCATAACGGCCTCACCATGCAGAACACAAACGCGCTGCTCGGCGTCGTGCCCGGCGTCAACGGCCTGAAAACCGGCTTTACCGTTGCCTCCGGCTATAACATCATTGTAACGGCCGTTCGTGGAAAAACGCGTCTGCTGGCCGTTGTGCTGGGCGGCAGGAGCAGGGCGGCGCGCGATGAGACCGCACGCCGCCTCATTGAGGACGGATTCAGTCGCACATCCGCCAAATAATCTTGCATGTTCAGGCCGTCCCGTATTGCAGTTGAGGCGCAAAACAGATGCGGCGCGGGCCGTCCCGTAAGGGCCGACACCGCGCCGCATCTGGTGACGTTGGCGGTTAACGCCTAGAATTCCAGTCCCACGCGGAGGGAACCGCTCACGCCTTCGCGTTTGCCGACATAGCCCTGCACGCCGAGATCAACGAGCCACGGAGATTTGCTGGAAGGTTTAAAAACCAAACCCGCTTCACCAATGCCCGTCTCTCCTTCGAACTTCGCAGCCTTGAGATCATAGCCCCATACAGACGCTCTTGCCTTGCCGTCAAATTCATATTCGAAGGCCGCACCGATATAAGGGCTGATATACTCGTTGATTGCATAGGCAAATCGAGCTCCGCCACGCAGACGATGAGAATCAATCGGATCAAAACTTACCGGTTCGCCTGTGGAAATTGTTGCGTCATTGCCGTCCTGGTGCAACCAGAAGTATTTGCCGTACACATCAAGAGAGGCTTCCTCGGTGATGTTCCACACATAGCCCACACCGGCGTGAATACCGTAATACGTCGATTCCGTATCAAACGAGGCCTTGCGTCCGGAAACATCCTTCAGTCTGGTGGATTCATAATCATTATTGAGTCCACCGATGCGGGCCGCGGCTTCTGTATAGAAGTGACCCGGGCCGACATCATTGAACTTTAAGTGACCCAGCAAACCGCCACCAATATAGGAAGTGTTGCCGCTTCCATGAATATCGTATGAAGCTCCACCATATTCAAAAAAGGCACCGGCAGTCAGTTTACCGATTTCCGTATTTATATTACGTGAAATACCGGCCATCAAATTTACACTGCTTGTGTCAATATATGAACCGGTGTTATAACGCATGCTGCTTGCATCAACAACAGCGAAAGCACCCCAGGCATCTTCTTTCGCAGAATTGATTGCGCTTCCCATACCTGCGCCTGCCGCAAGGTCCGCACCCTGATTGGCAAGAGCTGCCCCAACAGAGGCTCCTTCGGTTATCGATTTGGCACCGGGTACAACAGGAGTACCACCGCCGCCTGGGCCGTCAGATTCAATAAGTTCAGCAACGAAGTCGTTGTCGCCGTCTTTCCTCAACTGAAAAGTGAATTCAAGAAGAGAACCGTGTTGTATTGTTTGAATTCCGCTGTCTTTAATATTACCTGCCAATTCTGTACTTCCGCGAAGCAGATAGTATTTGTCGCCAAACTGCAATGGTTCAACATCGCCAGAGAAATCTAGTTGTGGCCACATTCCATCAATACTGATGCTGTCCGCTGTAACAGTTAACACTGGATTATCTTGATTATTGACTGGAATACCTCGCAGATAAAATGCTAACATTCCTCTTAAATCGGCCGCATGCACAGTCATGCTGCTTCCAGGATATATATGCAGATTTGCATAACGACTCATATTAAAATCGTGATTGGGCGCATCCAAATTGAAACCGCTCATTAACGATGTATTAGTATACTGACGCAAATTGACAATATTTTTTTCAGCATCGGGCGCGTCTACAATAAACTTGTTATCGCCGCCCCAGTAAAAGTATCCATCCTGAGTAACTTCCATTCCGAATGTTTTACCGTTGTCCTGTTCCACATAGATGGGGTCATACAAATATACATCACCACCCGAGAATGGGGAAATGACAAGAGTCGCGTCAGCATTGCTATGGGGTTCGATTATCGGTGTCGTCGATCGGATAGAGATGGAATTGGTCCGTTTTCCATCAATATCATTAATCTCGTTGTTCCGGAAAATCGTTGTGTTGCCGGCAGTTGCAACTATAGTTAAGGACAAAGTCCCAGAAGAAGCGGCGATGTCGGTGCCGGTATCCAGTGTAATGGCACCACCGTATACACGACCCGAATCATACGTCTGCAAAGAAGTAAATATATTATCTGTAAACTGACTATCAGTGACTGTCAAACTATCTTCAAGATACAGTATTCCGGCACGTATATTACCTCTTGCTGTAATTGTATTATCAGCAAATATACTGCCACTGATATCGCCTATTGTACTTGTTAAAGTACCAACAATACCGCCATTAATATCTATAGCAGAAATAACATTGTTGGTGAACGTACAATCAATAATATCGCCAATAGTACTCTGATTTAAAGCACCAACAATACCACCTGTCCAAAGTGAGCCCGTGGTAATTACAGTATTGTTATCGAAAACATTATTGACAATATCGCCTATTGTGCTGTATGTATCAGCACCAACAATACCACCACCAACAACTCCAGAAGCAATGATCGTATTACCGCTGAATATGTTATCTGTAATATCTCCTATATATGTCCCATCGGCACTTTGCAGGTTATCAGTGTAAACTCCAACTATCCCACCACCACGAATTACTGCGTCGATTGTTACCGTATTGTCGCTGAATATATTGTTCTTAACGGCACCAATAGAGGCTGAAGCTTCCTGACTACTATGAACACCAACTATCCCACCACCTGCCATAGTGTCGGCGATTGTTACCGTGTTGCCGCTGAATATATTGTTCTTAAGGGCACCAATGGCTGAAGCTTCCTGAACACCATAAACACCAACTATCCCACCACCACGCATTATTTCGGTGGCTGTTACGATGTTATCGTTAAATATACTGTTGCTGATATCGCCTATAGTTCCCCGATAGGCTCCGATAATGCCGCCACCCTGGAAATCGCCGTCTCCATTTTTTGTTACTGTGTTATTACTGAAAATAGCATTGTCGATGGCGCCTATCTGTTGATTCTCACCAGCTCTTAATACGCCGCCGCCTCGTAGATTGTCGCCCACCTCAAAGGTTACTGTATTATTGTTGAACACAATTTCACTAAGATTGCCGATATTGCCATATAGTACAGCATTGTTACCAGCATAATCCTTGAAATGGTATCCACCAAGATTTGTTGTTGGTTCAATCATCGCATCTGACGGAAAAGCTGTACCACCAAAACTGGTTATAGCAAGCTCTACAGCATCAGAAATAAGTTTTTTCAAACCGCCCGTTTCCCCTCTTGCTAGATCAATCAAGCCGGTGGACAAGTCTGAAGGCAACTTTCCACCACCATTAAGATCTTCCGCCCGGGTAAAAAACGGATACGCTGTAAACATGGTTATGGTTATCAGAGTAACCATAAACTGCTTTACGTAGTTTCTTTTCATAAATTCCTTCCCCTGTTTTTATATGTAAACGATAATGCTGAATTCACCATGTCCGAAGGAAACGCCGAAAGCCGCGCTGAACCTTGCGGCGGACAGCGCGGCACTGCGGAGTTAGTGTGTGTGTGTGTGTGTGTAGCAAGAATCGGGCCGAAACCGTCAGCTTCGCCCGAATCTCTCTCCGCTCCGCGCGGGAAAATTTGTCCTTGCCCTGACCACATGCACTATGCCTTTACGTTACAATGCAAAAAACCATGAGGTTTTTCTCTCTATACAAACAAAATACGAAAACTGTCAAGCACAAATGAAAATTTTATTACCCGGCTGCCCGTTTCCCTGCAGGTTCATAATCCAGTGAGCCGCAGGCATGGGGCTTTGAAAGAGCCTGCCCGAGACGATCCAGCGGTCACTCTTTTTTCGCAGGGCAAGCCAGCTTGTCATTTTCGCCTGCGTGGTCACTTTTGCCACAACGGCGCTCTCGTTCAGAGGCAAAAAACTTGTGGCTGATTCCGGCATATGCAAGGGCTTTTTTTTTACGCCGCCCTCTGTTAAAGACAGTCTATTCCTGTGAACAGCGCACAGCACGAATGAGGAGGCAGCATGAAAGTGATCATTATGTGCGGCGGCCAAGGCGCGCGTCTGCGTGAAGAAACTGCCGCCAAACCAAAGCCGATGGTTGAAATCGGCGGACGGCCCGTGCTCTGGCATATTATGTCCATTTACGCCCGATTCGGCTTCAGAGATTTTATCCTTCCGCTGGGCTACAGGGGCGAGGTCATCAAGCAGTATTTCCACGACTACAATATCCATCATACAGACTTCACTGTGGAACTCAAAACCGGCGATGTCACCGTGCACCCGACCCATATTGAAGACTGGCGCGTCACGCTCTGCGACACAGGCCAAGAAACCCTCAAAGGAGGCAGAATCAAACGCGTCGCGCGGCACATTGACAGCGAACGTTTTATGGTTACTTATGGTGACGGGCTTGCTGATATTGATCTGAACAATCTGCTGAAATTTCATGAAGAGTCCGGAACAATCGGCGCCTTCACCGGTGTGCGCATGCCCTCGCGCTTCGGCACCGTGCGCACGGATACGGCAGGCAAAATACTCTCCTGGGAAGAAAAACCGGTGCTCAATGAATATATCAACTGCGGTTTTTTTATTTTCAAGCGCGCCTTCCTGGATTATTTGAGCGAAGACGAATCCTGTGATCTGGAAAAAGAGCCCCTGCAGCGACTAGCGGCCGACGGAGAGCTCTCCATGTATCCTCACAGCGGACAATGGCAGTGCATGGACACACTGCGTGATTCCATCCTTCTCAACGAACTCTGGAATTCCGGCGGGGCGTTCTGGGTATAACCGTGCTCCGCCGCAGGGGCATCATGCTCCCCAGTATCGTTTTATACCACCAAAAATACACCTGACTGTCCTGACGGATAAAAAGGAAACAGCATGTTCGCCGACGTGTATAACGGGCGCCGCGTTTTTATAACCGGTCACACGGGTTTTAAAGGTTCCTGGCTGGCGGCATGGCTTGTCCGCCTGGGAGCCGCCGTGGGCGGCTATGCCGACTCCGTCCCCACGGAACCTTCCCATTTTGCGGCCATGGGCATCGGCGAACATATTGAAGACATGCGCGGCGACGTCCGCGACCGGGAAACACTCGCCCAGACCATGTGCAACTTCAGGCCGGAAGTTGTCTTTCATCTGGCCGCACAAGCGCTGGTACGCAAATCTTACGAGGCTCCGGCAGAGACCTTTGAAACAAACATGCTCGGCACGCTCAATGTTCTGGAAGCCGCGCGCCGCTGCCCCTCATTACGGGCACTTGTGCTGATCACGTCAGACAAATGTTACCGCAATGACGAATTGGTCTGGGGTTACAGGGAAACAGATCATCTGGGCGGCGGAGACCCTTATTCCGCCTCCAAGGGCTGCGCCGAAATCATTGCCCATTCCTATTTTCAAAGTTTTTTCCAAAAAGGCCCGGCCTGCGCCACCACCCGCGCGGGCAACGTGATAGGCGGCGGAGACTGGGCGTTGGACCGCATTGTTCCGGACTGCGCGCGGGCATGGGCCGCCGGTCAACCCGCCGTCATACGCAGCCCCGCGGCAACCCGCCCATGGCAACTCGTGCTGGAACCGCTTTCCGGCTATTTGTGGCTTGGAGCGCGCCTGCTTGACAATCACGGCAATCCTTCCACGGTGCACGGACAGGCATACAACTTCGGCCCGGCGGCAGACGTGAACAACACGGTGAACGAAGT contains the following coding sequences:
- the rfbF gene encoding glucose-1-phosphate cytidylyltransferase, translated to MKVIIMCGGQGARLREETAAKPKPMVEIGGRPVLWHIMSIYARFGFRDFILPLGYRGEVIKQYFHDYNIHHTDFTVELKTGDVTVHPTHIEDWRVTLCDTGQETLKGGRIKRVARHIDSERFMVTYGDGLADIDLNNLLKFHEESGTIGAFTGVRMPSRFGTVRTDTAGKILSWEEKPVLNEYINCGFFIFKRAFLDYLSEDESCDLEKEPLQRLAADGELSMYPHSGQWQCMDTLRDSILLNELWNSGGAFWV
- the rfbG gene encoding CDP-glucose 4,6-dehydratase; the encoded protein is MFADVYNGRRVFITGHTGFKGSWLAAWLVRLGAAVGGYADSVPTEPSHFAAMGIGEHIEDMRGDVRDRETLAQTMCNFRPEVVFHLAAQALVRKSYEAPAETFETNMLGTLNVLEAARRCPSLRALVLITSDKCYRNDELVWGYRETDHLGGGDPYSASKGCAEIIAHSYFQSFFQKGPACATTRAGNVIGGGDWALDRIVPDCARAWAAGQPAVIRSPAATRPWQLVLEPLSGYLWLGARLLDNHGNPSTVHGQAYNFGPAADVNNTVNEVAQALKRHWPGFAVQMDATGQTGGRECSLLKLCCDKALAHLNWKATLGFEETVRHTAEWYQYFYRGEGGKKPRNMLDFTLGQIAAYVSAAEQCGQIWTQ